The sequence AGAGAGGCACCGTGATCAAACCGGGAAACAATGCCGGCATCGGACGTGACCACACCATATTCTCTCTTATTGACGGAGTTGTAACATTCCGTAACGGACGTAACAACAAAAAACAGGTCGACATCCTCCCCTGCTGATTTGGCTTAAACCAAATTAAGCTTATATTTCTTCTATTAAAGCCGTCTAAAACCTCAGGGCGGCTTTTTTTATGCTACTTCGAAACAGACTGTAAGCAGCGGAACGACAAAACTCTGCTGCAGGAATTTCATTTACACATTAAAAACATAAAGCCTCATGAAAATAACCGTTATCGGAGCCGGAAATGTCGGCGCCACAGCCTCTCTTCGCATTGCGGAAAAACAACTGGCCAAAGAGGTCGTACTGATTGATATCGTCGAAGGGATTCCGCAAGGCAAAGCTCTTGACATGTATGAATCGGGACCTGTCGCACTTTTCGATACCTGCATTTATGGATCAAATGATTATAAAGACTCTGAAAACTCCGACATTGTCCTGATTACTGCCGGCCTGGCAAGAAAACCCGGCATGACCAGAGAAGACCTTCTGATGAAAAACACCGCTATCATCAAAGAGGTCACTGAACAGGTCATGAGGTATTCGAAAAACCCGATCATCATCATGGTATCGAATCCCCTCGATGTCATGACCTATGTCGCCCACACCATCAGCGGACTTGCAAAAGAACGGGTTATCGGTATGGCCGGCGTTCTCGATACAGCACGGTTCAGAAGCTTCATTGCCGAAGAACTGAACGTCTCCATGCAGGATATCAACGCATTTGTACTCGGGGGACACGGTGACTCCATGGTACCGATAGTCAAATACACCAGTATAGCAGGAATTCCGATCACCGAGCTGCTGCCGAAAGAAAAAATAGACGCTATTGTCGAACGCACAAGAAATGGCGGCATTGAAATCGTCAATCATCTGAAAACAGGCTCGGCCTATTACGCGCCTGCAGCTTCAGCAGTTGAAATGATTGAAGCCATCGTTAAAGATCGCAAACGCATTCTCCCCTGTACAACTATGCTGAACGGCCAGTTCGGTATCGACGGAGTGTTCTGCGGCGTTCCGGTCAAACTTGGCAAAAACGGTATTGAACAGATTCTTGAAATCAATCTTTCAGAATATGAACTTGAAGCACTTCAGAAATCCGCAGCTTTAGTTGAGGAAAACTGCAATAGCCTTCAGGCTGTTCTCTCCTGAAAAAACCATGGAATGACACAAACAAAAAAAGCGGCCCGAAAGCCGCTTTTTTTTGTGAACAGATGGCCCCCATTCCACCTGTTCTTCCTCACTGGCGTGAGGAATTTCATATAGTGTTATGCAAGCATCGTGCCAAAAAATCATAAAAAGCGACCGGTAAGATAAAACAACACTCCTTCGACAAAAAAACCTTTCCGAAAGGAAGCGCAGCAGAGTCATAACGTCTCTCTTCGCCTCAAAGCTGTATCTGCTCGATACAACTGCCGTTCAACATGACTGCGACAGAACCGATGCTTCAAAAACGAAAAAAAAGAGGTCTTTCGACCTCCTTTTTTCTTGAACAGATGGCCCCCATTCCACCTGTTCTTCCCCACGGGCGTGAGGAATTTCATTACATATCATGCAATCACCGTGCCAAACAACAAAAAAAAGCAACCGGCCAGATAACACAACACTCCTTTGACAAAAAACCCTTTCCGAACGGAAGCACAGCAGAGACACAACGTCTCTCTTTGCCTCAAGATTGTATCTGCCTGATACAGATGTCCGTACAGCATAACTGCGACAGAATCGATGCTTCAAAAATGAAGAAAAAAAAAGAGGTCTTTCGACCTCCTTTTTTCTTGAACAGATGGCCCCCATTCCACCTGCTCTTCCCCACGGGCGTGAGGAGTTTCATTATATATCAAGCAATCACCGTGCCAAAAGACACCAAAACGGCCACTAAATGTTTATACTATTATAACAAAAACACTTACATAATGTAAAACCCAGGAATAAAAAATACAGCGTGACTCAGTGTCTCAATAAAACAAAGATAATGTATCGCATAGAGACAGTCTGTCTCAGAAGAAGACAAGAAAAAGAGCGTATTAAAAATCAATAACTCCTCAACGGCTCTTCGTGTGTAATACAGTGAATAGCTCCAAGACCCCAGATCAGATCGGAACAGTCAATACCAACAACCTTCCTGTCGGGAAAACACTCCTGAAGCAGATCGAGAGCAATGCGATCTCTCGAAGAACGGTAGATGGGCACCAGCACAACTGAATTGGCTATATAGAAATTAGCGTAACTTGCCGGCAGCCGTTCACCTTCAAAATAAACCGGTTCGGGCATAGGAAGTCTGATTATCTGCAACGGACGACCTTCAAGATCAGTGCACTTCTTCAATCGCTCATAATTCTCCTTCAGAGGAAAATAATTCTCATCCTCAGGATCATCCTCTACCGCGGTTACTACCGTTCTTTCATTGACGAAACGCGACATGTCGTCAACATGACCATCGGTATCGTCACCGGCGATTCCCTCTCCAAGCCAGATAACCTTCCTGGCTCCAAGATATTTCAGAAGCTCGCCTTCAATCTCAGGACGGCTCATTTCAGGGTTGCGGTTAGGATTGAGCAGACATGCCTCCGTTGTCAGGAGAAGCCCTTTCCCGTTAACGTCGATGGCCCCGCCTTCAAGCACCATTCCGGTTGAGACAACCCGAAGACGCTGAAGGGTTCCAACTCTTTCAGGCACAGCATTATCGTCGTCATAAGGCTCATACTTGCCTCCCCAGGCATTATACTCCCAGTTTACGATAACCTTCTCCATGCGCTCGTCTTCATGCAGAAAAACGTAGTTCGGCCCATGATCCCGACACCATGCGTCATTGGTGGGAATACAATGAAAAAATATCCGATCCATCACAGCCTCTGCGTGCGGATCGGCGCCGATAAGCTCACGCGCATTGCCGGCCATGTCGTCGTCAAGCACATTGATGTGTACCTCCTCCGAGGTGCTCAGCCATGCGGCAATTTCCGCAAAGACAAAAGGAACAGGTTCGAATTTTCCAGGCCAGGACTCGAGCTTGTGCGGCCATGAAAGCCAGGTTGCCTTATGGGGGGCCCATTCGGGAGGCATGGTGTATCGGTTTGTTAACATGATAGTCTGAATCAGTTCGGTGATGATATCCCGTTTCCCGACAACTGTCGTATTCTTCGAATACGGTCACATACCGGCGGATGGGAATAATTGAGAAAAACGTAAAACGGATGGGGAGTAAGATTCGAAAGATTACTGCACGAAAGTTTTTTCAATGCATCGGCAAGCGCCACCCCGTTTGAATATGTTGAAACTGCATAGGCATCAGCTTCGTACTCATGCTTGCGCGAGAGCATTTGAAGAAAAATCGAAAGCAGAAATTCAGCGGGAGAATAGAGCAGCATAAAAAATACCATACTGCCATACACTGACACATCGGTCATGAAAAACACATCGAAAAGCATGCGGTTTTGCATTAACATCGAAAGCAGAAAAAAAATAATACCGAGATTGATCATGCTGAGCATCATATTGATCAACACGTGCCTTTTCTTGAAATGCCCTGTTTCGTGAGCAAGGACGGCAACCAGTTCATCAACAGTATGATTGGCTATCAGGGTATCGAAAAGGGCTATTCTCTTGCGGTGTCCGAACCCGGTAAAGAAAGCGTTGGCTTTTGAAGAGCGCTTCGAACCATCGATGACAAAAATTCCAGCGAGAGGGAACCCTGTGGTTTTGGCATACTGCAGAATAGCAGTTTTCAGTTCACCCTCCCCGAGGGGCTCGAAGCGGTTGAAAAGCGGCATAATCCAGGTTGGCGCAACATACTGCAGCACGAGACTGATAAGCATAAAAGCGCCCCATGCCCACAGCCATGCAGACGTTTCGGCATACCCGAAAAACCAGAGAAGAAGCGCAAGTGCGGGGGCTCCGAGTAGCACGGCAAGCAGAAATGATTTGAGCATATCGCCGACAAACACCACCGGAGACATCTTATTGAACCCGAATCGCTCTTCGATGACAAAGGTACGATAAAGCGTGAATGGGAGCCCTGCAATAACCTGCAGGAAAAGAAGCGAACCTATATAAAGCAGCCCGGTCGGCACCTCACCTAACCCGAACCCCCTGAAAAACCGGTCAAGCAGATCAAACGAGCCGGAAAACCAGAAAACAAGAAGCAGCAGAAGATCAAAAAGAGAGGTGACAAGCGAAAACCATGTGGTTGTTTTCAGGTACTCCTGAGATTTACGATAGGCCCCCGGTTCATAGACGCCTTGAAACTCTATGGGAAGATCCCCCGTCGACGCCCTGAGATTGAGAATATCTGCGGCAACTTTCATGAAAAATGTCACAAAAAGCGTCAACAGAATAACGACACCGAAAACATTCATAGCAACACTTTCAAAAATCTCGTTCATCAAAATGCAGAAATATCGCACGCTACTGCCAGCAAAAGGAGCGAGGGAACGAATACCCCCGTCAGCAATACTCCCCTTTTCCGGATCACCTCTTCACATAACCCCAACGAGTAACTCAATCTTCACTCCTCGATAAACCGTTTCTGCAGCTCCCCATAGGTCTCGATGCGACGATCGCGAAGAAACGGCCAGTGAGCACGGTAAAAACCGATCCTGCTGCGGTCACAGCTGGCCATGAGAACAGCTTCGTCCTGATGTGCAGCTTCGGCTATAACCTGGCCGAAGGGATCGCTCACAAAACTGTTTCCCCAGAACTCAAGCTCTCCCTCGATCCCTACGCGGTTGGCGGCCGCAACGAAAACCCCATTTGCAATCGCATGACTCTGCTGCATGGTTTTCCAGGCCTGCTGCTGTGCGATTCGAACCTCCTCGGAACACTCTGAAGCAGCCCATCCGATAGCTGTGGGATAGAATAGAATTTCAGCACCCCGCAAGGCGACAAGTCTTGCCGCTTCCGGATACCACTGATCCCAGCAGATCAATACGCCGATGCGCGCATAACGGGTATCGAACACCCTGTAGCCGAGATCTCCGGGCGTGAAATAAAATTTTTCATAAAAACCGGGATCGTCAGGTATATGCATCTTCCTGTATTTTCCCAGATAACGTCCATCAGCGTCAATAACCGCTGCGGTATTGTGATAGAGACCTCTTGCCCGTTTCTCGAACAGCGAAGCCACAATCACCACATCAAGTTCACGGGCAAGCTCCTGCAGGCAATCCGTAGATGGGCCTGGTATGGCTTCTGCATGCCCGAATGGCTCATAATCCTCCGTCTGACAGAAATAGAGTGTTGTAAACAGCTCCTGCAGACAGACGATCTTTGCCCCTTTGGCGACAGCCTCCCTGATTTTCTGACAGGCTTTTTCAAGATTATCGGCAGGCTTTTCCCCGCATGAAGTCTGAACAAGCGCAATGGAAACTGTTTCTTGGCTCATAAATCGAAAAAAAAGTTATAAAAGAAGCCCTGCTGAAAACAGGAGGCCATGAACGGTCATCACTTTGCCTGTTCCCGCAAGCACTGCGTTAAGCTCCCTTCCCTCCGAACGGTAAAGCTTCCCGATCAGGCTTATGGCAAGCGGAAGAGAAAAAAGTGAAAGCAATACCCAGACGGAGTAACCATTGAGCCACACCAGCAAGGGAACAAGATAGGCTACTGCGGTAAGCACGACATAGAGTGACCTTGCACCGGACCCGCCGATGCGAGCAGGAAGTGTCATCTTGCCGACCGTTCTGTCGGTTGCAATATCTCGGATATTGTTGACCAGCAGAATATTCACGGAAAAAGCTCCCGGAGCCGCTGCCGCGAGGAAAACAGGAAAGGAAAGATCAAGCGCCTGCACATAATAGGTCCCACCAACAGCAACCAGGCCGAAAAACACAAAAACGAAGAGATCGCCGAGACCTGAATAGGCAATGGGATATGGGCCGCCCGTATAGGCCCACGCAAAAAGCATAGACAGAAGACCGATCAGAAGAATCGGCCAGCCGGCAGTATACACAAGGTACATGCCGAGCAGAAAAACAAGCGAAAGGAGGGTTATCGAAACTGTTATCATCTTCTTTTCACTGATTATACCGGCAGCGACGGTTCTTGTGGGACCAAGCCTTTCCGCAGTATCTGCGCCCTTTCGGAAATCGTAGATTTCATTGATGAAATTCGTCGCGACCTGAATACCGAGAGCACAGACAAGCGCGACAAAAGCCGGCAGAAAAGAGAATCTGCCGTCGGCAGCAGCTATGGCGGAACCAAGAATAACCGGAACCGCACCGGCAGGAAGCGTTTTCGGCCTTATGGCAAGCATCCATGCCTGAAAAGCGGTAACCCTCGAAGCGTTCACTGATGAAGGATCACTGCTCATTTTTTTTCTGCTTTGCCATTTTAACGCTGCTGAAGGTATGCCTGATCTTCTCTCCCGGCCTGATATAATTTAGGCTGTGCCTGACTGCCATTGCGGCATCACTCAGTCCGGTCTGAATGATCTTCAGCTTTCCCGGATACCAGGCGATATCCCCGGCTGCGTAAAGGCCATCAACCGAGGTCTTCATGTGGCTGTCAACCACCAGTGCATTATCGACAAGCTCGAGATCCCACTCGGCAAGCGGCCCGAGATTCGACCTGAACCCGATCAGAATAAGCAAGCGGTCTGCCTCAAGCACGACAGATGCTCCGTTCTTGCGAAGAAGTGTCACGTTTTTCATCCCCCCCTCTGCGGTCTCGATTGCCGTGACCTCCGTATCCATATAAACATCAATCACCCCCTTATCTCTGGCTTCATCAACTTCGCGCGCAGTCTTGCCATGTCCCTGGAACTCATGCATACGGTGCACAAGCGTCACATGCTCCGCGGCATCGAGCAATCCTACCGCCCAATCGAGAGCTGAATCCCCTCCGCCGACAATAACCACCTTCTTGCCCGCAAAATCTCTGATATTTTTAACCGCATAAAAGATCGACCTCCCTTCAAGATGATCGACACAACCAAGTTGCGGCAGCGTCCTTGGGGTAAAGGCGCCAAGACCGGCAGCAAGCAGCAGCGCACGCGACAAAAACACTTTGCCAGACTTGGTGGTTGTTTCAAACGAACCGTCATCGAGTTTGCGGTACCTTGTTACCGCTTCGCCAAGATTGATCTCCGGATGATACCGTTCGGCCTGCTTCCAGAGGCTGTCTACAAGGCCTGCGGCAGGAACCTCGTGAAAACCGGCGACATCATAAATATGCTTCTCCGGATAGAGCGCGGCAAGCTGACCTCCAAGCTGCGGCATACTCTCGATGATACGGCTGGTGATATTGTTCATGCCGCACTGAAAAGCCGCAAAAATTCCTGTGGGACCTCCGCCGACAATGGTCAGATCCCGTATCTCTTCACCGCCGCTGTAATAGACTTTATTGAGTGTCATGGCTTTTGAGTGCGGATATAATGCATTAAAATACAATACTTCATTATCCCGAAATCGATCAATCGCGGGATGACTTTTTCAGATAAATCAGCCCTTCAGGATCGACCATACCGTACAGAATCGTAACAAGCAGGCCAGCATCATCAAGTTCATGAATCTCGACATGCACCGCATCGTATTTGGAAACCTGGTTTCCGGCATTATCCTTGAAATAAAAAACTGCCCGTGAGCCGCCATGGGGGGTCTCACCGGTAAACTCATACGTGCCGTCATCGAGTTCCTGCAGTGCACAACCCGGGGTTCTGCTGTCAATAGGACATCCTGCACACTGGGAATAAAAACCCTCAATGGAGTCAGCATAGTCACAAACAGGAAACTTCATTGTTCCTCCCTCTTTTTTTCAGCTGAATGGAAAGCCTGCCTGCAATGATTCGCCGATATGTATTGAACAACGTCTGAAGGCTCGTGGAAATCACCGGATCTGAACTGGCTGCACGGGTAAACAGAACCTGTATGAACGCGATAC comes from Chlorobium limicola DSM 245 and encodes:
- the rpmA gene encoding 50S ribosomal protein L27 gives rise to the protein MAHKKGGGSTKNGRDSNPKYLGVKAAGGSTVSAGTIILRQRGTVIKPGNNAGIGRDHTIFSLIDGVVTFRNGRNNKKQVDILPC
- the mdh gene encoding malate dehydrogenase, producing MKITVIGAGNVGATASLRIAEKQLAKEVVLIDIVEGIPQGKALDMYESGPVALFDTCIYGSNDYKDSENSDIVLITAGLARKPGMTREDLLMKNTAIIKEVTEQVMRYSKNPIIIMVSNPLDVMTYVAHTISGLAKERVIGMAGVLDTARFRSFIAEELNVSMQDINAFVLGGHGDSMVPIVKYTSIAGIPITELLPKEKIDAIVERTRNGGIEIVNHLKTGSAYYAPAASAVEMIEAIVKDRKRILPCTTMLNGQFGIDGVFCGVPVKLGKNGIEQILEINLSEYELEALQKSAALVEENCNSLQAVLS
- a CDS encoding agmatine deiminase family protein, giving the protein MLTNRYTMPPEWAPHKATWLSWPHKLESWPGKFEPVPFVFAEIAAWLSTSEEVHINVLDDDMAGNARELIGADPHAEAVMDRIFFHCIPTNDAWCRDHGPNYVFLHEDERMEKVIVNWEYNAWGGKYEPYDDDNAVPERVGTLQRLRVVSTGMVLEGGAIDVNGKGLLLTTEACLLNPNRNPEMSRPEIEGELLKYLGARKVIWLGEGIAGDDTDGHVDDMSRFVNERTVVTAVEDDPEDENYFPLKENYERLKKCTDLEGRPLQIIRLPMPEPVYFEGERLPASYANFYIANSVVLVPIYRSSRDRIALDLLQECFPDRKVVGIDCSDLIWGLGAIHCITHEEPLRSY
- a CDS encoding M48 family metallopeptidase; this encodes MNVFGVVILLTLFVTFFMKVAADILNLRASTGDLPIEFQGVYEPGAYRKSQEYLKTTTWFSLVTSLFDLLLLLVFWFSGSFDLLDRFFRGFGLGEVPTGLLYIGSLLFLQVIAGLPFTLYRTFVIEERFGFNKMSPVVFVGDMLKSFLLAVLLGAPALALLLWFFGYAETSAWLWAWGAFMLISLVLQYVAPTWIMPLFNRFEPLGEGELKTAILQYAKTTGFPLAGIFVIDGSKRSSKANAFFTGFGHRKRIALFDTLIANHTVDELVAVLAHETGHFKKRHVLINMMLSMINLGIIFFLLSMLMQNRMLFDVFFMTDVSVYGSMVFFMLLYSPAEFLLSIFLQMLSRKHEYEADAYAVSTYSNGVALADALKKLSCSNLSNLTPHPFYVFLNYSHPPVCDRIRRIRQLSGNGISSPN
- a CDS encoding carbon-nitrogen hydrolase, producing MSQETVSIALVQTSCGEKPADNLEKACQKIREAVAKGAKIVCLQELFTTLYFCQTEDYEPFGHAEAIPGPSTDCLQELARELDVVIVASLFEKRARGLYHNTAAVIDADGRYLGKYRKMHIPDDPGFYEKFYFTPGDLGYRVFDTRYARIGVLICWDQWYPEAARLVALRGAEILFYPTAIGWAASECSEEVRIAQQQAWKTMQQSHAIANGVFVAAANRVGIEGELEFWGNSFVSDPFGQVIAEAAHQDEAVLMASCDRSRIGFYRAHWPFLRDRRIETYGELQKRFIEE
- a CDS encoding 1,4-dihydroxy-2-naphthoate polyprenyltransferase; the protein is MSSDPSSVNASRVTAFQAWMLAIRPKTLPAGAVPVILGSAIAAADGRFSFLPAFVALVCALGIQVATNFINEIYDFRKGADTAERLGPTRTVAAGIISEKKMITVSITLLSLVFLLGMYLVYTAGWPILLIGLLSMLFAWAYTGGPYPIAYSGLGDLFVFVFFGLVAVGGTYYVQALDLSFPVFLAAAAPGAFSVNILLVNNIRDIATDRTVGKMTLPARIGGSGARSLYVVLTAVAYLVPLLVWLNGYSVWVLLSLFSLPLAISLIGKLYRSEGRELNAVLAGTGKVMTVHGLLFSAGLLL
- a CDS encoding NAD(P)/FAD-dependent oxidoreductase; this encodes MTLNKVYYSGGEEIRDLTIVGGGPTGIFAAFQCGMNNITSRIIESMPQLGGQLAALYPEKHIYDVAGFHEVPAAGLVDSLWKQAERYHPEINLGEAVTRYRKLDDGSFETTTKSGKVFLSRALLLAAGLGAFTPRTLPQLGCVDHLEGRSIFYAVKNIRDFAGKKVVIVGGGDSALDWAVGLLDAAEHVTLVHRMHEFQGHGKTAREVDEARDKGVIDVYMDTEVTAIETAEGGMKNVTLLRKNGASVVLEADRLLILIGFRSNLGPLAEWDLELVDNALVVDSHMKTSVDGLYAAGDIAWYPGKLKIIQTGLSDAAMAVRHSLNYIRPGEKIRHTFSSVKMAKQKKNEQ